The Vicia villosa cultivar HV-30 ecotype Madison, WI linkage group LG1, Vvil1.0, whole genome shotgun sequence genome includes a region encoding these proteins:
- the LOC131652243 gene encoding uncharacterized protein LOC131652243: MPRHGGTVNAIEVVTEQEFVQQRSSPIDALKRYLLAKGFVLEHNEAFKTTLQRLVNQGLVQFKEYPEEEYVAMLDRNEPLMIPRQGARKTLIIPCAKATLLIPAQVHTRIIPVRDPYPVDKMKAVPWEYESNASTDVTNIVGPGGMTRSGRIFNTAKSKENSAQANDQATVTPIDKEITNKDAEEFLALIKKSDYKVVDQLHQTPSRISLLSLLIHSEKHRDTLMKILSAAHVTKDITVNQFDGMVANLTAGACLSFSEHELPSQGKEHNKALHISIQCGKAHLSRVLIDTGSSLNVMPKATLDKIDLEGLVIRPSRLVVKAFDGSQSPVFGEVDLPVVIGPHTFCINFQVMEIEPAYTCLLGRPWIHAAGAVTSTLHQKVKFVDGNSIVTVSGEEDIFVSNLDSYRYIEAGEKALETSFQALVIATAVTLPIEKTRRAVTSWRDLQDTKMEGWGKIPEVQEKKDRLGLGYQPTKKAAKEEQRFPPIAQTFVIGGYEHKDNNTHASPEA; encoded by the exons ATGCCCCGTCATGGTGgcacagtcaatgcaatagaggtAGTCACCGAGCAAGAGTTTGTTCAACAACggagctcccccatagatgcccttaagaggtatctacttgcAAAGGGGTTCGTCCTCGAACATAATGAAGCCTTTAAGACAACCTTACAAAGACTCGTGAATCAAGGGTTAGTTCAGTTTAAAGAATATCCTGAGGAAGAGTATGTGGCCATGCTGGACAGAAATGAACCGTTAATGATACCAAGACAAGGGGCAAGGAAGACGTTGATCATCCCTTGCGCCAAAGCCACACTGCTGATACCCGCACAAGTACACACTAGGATTATCCCAGTCAGGGATCCATATCctgtggacaagatgaaagcagtTCCATGGGAATATGAGTCTAATGCTAGTACCGATGTGACAAACATCGTCGGGCCTGGGGGTATGACTCGTAGCGGTCGCATATTCAATACTGCTAAATCAAAAGAGAATTCAGCACAAGCAAATGATCAAGCTACTGTGACACCCATAGACAAGGAGATCACTAACAAAGATGccgaagaattcttggcattaatcaagaaaagtgattataagGTAGTGGATCAGTTGCACCAAACTCCATCCAGGATATCACTCCTCTCACTGTTAATCCATTCAGAAAAACATCGAGACACCCTGATGAAGATCTTGAGTGCTGCCCATGTAACCAAAGACATCACTGTAAATCAAtttgatggaatggtggctaatcttaCTGCTGGGGCATGCTTAAGCTTCAGTGAACACGAGTTGCCCTCACAAGGGAAAGAGCATAACAAAGCCctgcatatctccatacaatgtgggAAAGCTCATCTGTCTAGAGTGTTGATCGACACGGGATCatcattaaatgtgatgccaaaggccACCTTAGACAAGATAGATTTAGAAGGACTGGTAATAAGACCAAGCCGTCTGGTGGTCAAAGCCTTTGATGGGTCGCAAAGCCCGGTGTTTGGAGAGGTGGACCTCCCTGTGGTAATAGGCCCTCAcactttctgcatcaatttccaagtgatggagattgagcCTGCCTATACATGTTtattaggacgcccttggatccatgctgctggggcagttacctctaCTCTGCATCAAAAGGTGAAATTTGTGGATGGAAACTCTATAGTAACCGTCAGTGGGGAGGAGgacatatttgtcagcaatctagaCTCATACCGATACATTGAGGCTGGGGAAAAGGCGTTAGAGACTTCGTTCCAAGCACTAGTGATTGCCACTGCTGTCACACTACCAATTGAGAAAACACGAAGGGCGGTGACATCCTGGAGAGACCTGCAAGACACAAAGATGGAAGGCTGGGGAAAAATTCCAGAAGTACAAGAGAAGAAAGATCgtctggggttaggataccaaccaaCAAAGAAGGCTGCAAAGGAAGAGCAACGATTCCCTCCGATCGCACAGACTTTTGTTATAGGTGGATATGAGCAT AAAGACAATAACACTCATGCCTCACCCGAAGCATAG